In a single window of the Gossypium hirsutum isolate 1008001.06 chromosome A13, Gossypium_hirsutum_v2.1, whole genome shotgun sequence genome:
- the LOC107894769 gene encoding uncharacterized metal-dependent hydrolase YabD isoform X1 — protein sequence MKEAINIKLFYISLAVLCIVSSETKIRSMAMKLFDAHCHLQDQRVVDKASLLIHIANAAGVVYIAVDGITEKDWHLVKEMSDEYDSVIPNFGLHPWYVEGKSRSWFDTLKELIEANPSAAVGEIGLDKSPLAKGVDFGEQVEVFKKQLQLAKGLKRPASVHCLDAFPELLQIMKEIGPFPAGVILHSFQGSPEVVPQLTKLGSYFSFSGHLMPLKEDKARKIVKAVPLDRILLETDAPDALPTNPIFFVPGNATLNQPANVHSVLIYVASLLDLSKEELADISYNNALRVFSFQGSKIPLK from the exons atgaaagaagcgATAAACATAAAACTCTTTTACATTTCTCTTGCAGTTTTGTGTATTGTTTCAAGTGAAACAAAGATCAGATCCATGGCCATGAAATTGTTTGATGCACACTGTCACCTACAGGATCAAAGAGTTGTTGACAAGGCTTCCCTACTCATTCATATTGCTAATGCCGCAGGTGTTGTTTACATTGCTGTCGATGGCATAACTGAG aaAGATTGGCATCTGGTgaaagaaatgagtgatgagtATGATTCTGTGATTCCAAACTTTGGGCTACATCCATG GTACGTTGAAGGAAAGAGTCGCTCTTGGTTCGACACTCTGAAAGAGTTAATTGAAGCAAACCCTTCAGCTGCTGTTGGCGAG ATTGGTTTAGACAAAAGCCCACTGGCAAAAGGGGTTGATTTCGGGGAACAG GTGGAAGTGTTTAAGAAGCAGCTTCAGCTTGCAAAGGGTTTGAAAAGACCAGCAAGTGTGCATTGTCTTGATGCTTTTCCCGAGCTTCTTCAAATAATGAA GGAAATAGGACCATTTCCAGCAGGTGTAATACTCCATTCCTTCCAGGGATCTCCAGAGGTAGTACCTCAACTTACAAAGCTTGGCTCCTACTTTTCATTCTCTGGACATTTGATGCCATTAAAAGAAGACAAGGCCAGAAAGATTGTGAAGGCG GTACCTTTGGATCGAATATTATTGGAGACGGATGCACCTGATGCCCTTCCGACAAACCCTATTTTCTTTGTTCCTGGAAATGCTACCCTTAATCAGCCTGCAAATGTTCATAGT GTACTTATATATGTTGCATCTTTACTAGATTTGAGTAAAGAAGAATTGGCAGATATAAGTTACAATAATGCACTTCGTGTATTCTCTTTCCAAGGTTCAAAAATTCCATTAAAATGA
- the LOC107894769 gene encoding uncharacterized metal-dependent hydrolase YabD isoform X2, translating into MKEAINIKLFYISLAVLCIVSSETKIRSMAMKLFDAHCHLQDQRVVDKASLLIHIANAAGVVYIAVDGITEKDWHLVKEMSDEYDSVIPNFGLHPWYVEGKSRSWFDTLKELIEANPSAAVGEIGLDKSPLAKGVDFGEQVEVFKKQLQLAKGLKRPASVHCLDAFPELLQIMKEIGPFPAGVILHSFQGSPEVVPQLTKLGSYFSFSGHLMPLKEDKARKIVKAVPLDRILLETDAPDALPTNPIFFVPGNATLNQPANVHSI; encoded by the exons atgaaagaagcgATAAACATAAAACTCTTTTACATTTCTCTTGCAGTTTTGTGTATTGTTTCAAGTGAAACAAAGATCAGATCCATGGCCATGAAATTGTTTGATGCACACTGTCACCTACAGGATCAAAGAGTTGTTGACAAGGCTTCCCTACTCATTCATATTGCTAATGCCGCAGGTGTTGTTTACATTGCTGTCGATGGCATAACTGAG aaAGATTGGCATCTGGTgaaagaaatgagtgatgagtATGATTCTGTGATTCCAAACTTTGGGCTACATCCATG GTACGTTGAAGGAAAGAGTCGCTCTTGGTTCGACACTCTGAAAGAGTTAATTGAAGCAAACCCTTCAGCTGCTGTTGGCGAG ATTGGTTTAGACAAAAGCCCACTGGCAAAAGGGGTTGATTTCGGGGAACAG GTGGAAGTGTTTAAGAAGCAGCTTCAGCTTGCAAAGGGTTTGAAAAGACCAGCAAGTGTGCATTGTCTTGATGCTTTTCCCGAGCTTCTTCAAATAATGAA GGAAATAGGACCATTTCCAGCAGGTGTAATACTCCATTCCTTCCAGGGATCTCCAGAGGTAGTACCTCAACTTACAAAGCTTGGCTCCTACTTTTCATTCTCTGGACATTTGATGCCATTAAAAGAAGACAAGGCCAGAAAGATTGTGAAGGCG GTACCTTTGGATCGAATATTATTGGAGACGGATGCACCTGATGCCCTTCCGACAAACCCTATTTTCTTTGTTCCTGGAAATGCTACCCTTAATCAGCCTGCAAATGTTCATAGT ATTTGA